Proteins encoded within one genomic window of Aquarana catesbeiana isolate 2022-GZ linkage group LG03, ASM4218655v1, whole genome shotgun sequence:
- the DND1 gene encoding dead end protein homolog 1, with protein MAASGQEWEAHSGTQMAQGVWSWQEATLSSNAREPRAVLKALVAFGPTLRGRHMQVLSDNITTDHPEYKSFEHQSYLDRTILAKEVLVLRTIKTQHHGALETALQDKPLISGGGVSSRSWVGEAPPLGTEIFINNLPQEIYEDKIIPLFQTAGTLYEFRLMMTFSGLNRGFGFARYTTVYHAELAVSMFHGYEILPGFKIGVCKSIEKCHLELDGLPCALDKVFLTSVLNEVTVDLEKVSLFASPNMEMKNLAILKYSSHRAATMAKRILCKGSHLLFGCCMQVNWMKNSIKKKLYFRTLLKPHSSVSQMSLNVEPAPSGVECLHLICDQLCQGQPVYQIKFLSLGSGGWLRFWYRVVIPNYSEPFTGYAWLIGDKLIPTDKYEQAKEIVALRILSKLGEW; from the exons ATGGCTGCCAGCGGTCAGGAGTGGGAAGCCCACTCAGGCACACAGATGGCCCAAGGGGTCTGGAGCTGGCAGGAAGCCACCCTTTCCTCCAATGCAAGGGAGCCGAGAGCAGTTCTAAAGGCTCTAGTAGCCTTTGGTCCGACTCTGAGGGGAAGACACATGCAGGTCCTTTCAGACAATATTACCACA GATCATCCAGAATATAAGAGTTTCGAGCACCAAAGTTATCTTGATCGCACCATTctggccaaggaggtcttggttCTCAGGACTATTAAGACTCAGCATCACGGAGCCTTGGAGACTGCCTTGCAGGACAAGCCTCTTATTTCAGGGGGAGGTGTATCATCCAGAA gcTGGGTTGGAGAAGCgcctccacttgggacagaaatttTTATtaacaatctccctcaagaaattTATGAAGATAAAataattccactttttcagactgctggaacattgtatgagtttcgTCTTATGATGACATTTAGTGGACTTAATCGAGGGTTTGGATTTGCCCGCTATACCACTGTGTACCATGCAGAGCTAGCGGTCTCCATGTTTCATGGTTATGAAATTCTACCTGGCTTCAAGATTGGAGTCTGCAAAAGCATTGAAAAATGTCATTTGGAGCTGGATGGCCTGCCATGTGCCTTGGACAAAGTCTTCCTTACCAGTGTCCTGAATGAAGTGACTGTTGACCTGGAGAAAGTGTCTCTCTTCGCTAGCCCTAACATGGAGATGAAAAATCTTGCAATCTTGAAATACAGTTCCCACCGAGCTGCCACCATGGCAAAAAGAATCCTGTGTAAAG GTTCCCATTTACTCTTTGGTTGCTGTATGCAGGTAAACTGGATGAAGAACTCAATAAAGAAAAAACTGTATTTCAGGACCCTTTTAAAGCCTCATTCCAGTGTTTCTCAAATGAGCTTGAATGTGGAGCCTGCACCCAGTGGTGTGGAGTGCCTTCACCTCATCTGTGACCAACTCTGCCAAGGTCAGCCAGTTTACCAAATCAAGTTCCTCAGTCTTGGCTCAGGTGGATGGTTGCGGTTTTGGTATCGGGTAGTCATACCAAACTATAGTGAGCCATTTACTGGATATGCCTGGTTGATTGGTGACAAACTCATTCCAACTGACAAGTATGAGCAAGCAAAAGAAATTGTGGCATTAAGGATACTATCAAAACTAGGTGAGTGGTAG